The segment AGTAAGCCGGATTTATGTAGGGCAGTTTGCTGACCTCTCCAACGTTAATGGCTCCCTTGGATGGGCAGACCCTTGTACATGTCATGCAGCCTATGCAGTTTTTCTGGTTCACAACAATGGCCTTTCCACCAACAACGGATCTTGGAAGTATTTCACCGTACTTGATTGCCTCTGTTGGACAGACACGTGAACAGTAGCCACATCTAACACATTTATCTTCATCTATTACACTGTGGGCTTCCTCCCCTCCAGAGGCCACAAGTTGAATGGCTCCTGTTCTGCAGGCCTGAACACATGCTCCACATCTCCTGCAGAGTTTGGGATTTATGTTGGGAATGTTTTCCCTTATAGGCTCTGAGAGTGTTGTCTGCATCTTTATTGCATCGTAGGGACATGCTTCTCTGCAGAGTACACAGCCCACACATTTATCATCGAGTTCTATATGGTTGTCTGGGGGTATTTCATGGAGGGCATCCGCTGGACATGATTGAAGGCATGGCCTCTCTGTGCATTTCTCACATTTGGAGTTGTCCACCTCATACTCCACCTCTATTTCCCTGAGGGGTTTGTAGGATTTTTTATTATTTTTAGAAGTTTTAGCAGTTGTTGACATTTGTTATCAACTCCTTATTGGTAACTGTGAAGCTTTCAAGGTTATATGGATGACATCCTTTTCATCAAGTTCTGGGGAGGTTTTATCCAGGAGGAACCTTGCAACGTAGTAACCTGCAACACCAAAGGGACATGTCTGATGACATATGCTGCACCTTAAACATTTATCAGGATTTCTCTGGACTCCTTTCTCTTTATCGTAGGTTATTGCACCTGATGGGCATTCATCAACACACAACCTGCAGTTGGTACATTTTTCCCCATCCCATGTTATGATCCTGAGTTTTAATCTGTCTGTTATCTTTTCAATGAGATCCAATATGAGTTCATCATTTGGAATTATTTCACGGGCCTCTTCCATGAGCTTTTCTATGGACATGTCCATCTTGAAAAGACTCTTAGGGTCATCGTAAAGTTTTAGTTCTTTGATGGTTTCCTGTTGAGATTCTATTGTGGATTCAAGGGTGTTAACAATTAATCGTATTACTGCCTTTTGTTCCTCAACATTGGCTATGTATATTCCCTTTATTGCACCCTTTACAGGGCATGTCTTCAGACAATCTCCACATGCTATGCACTTGGTCTGGTCTATGGATATCTTGTTGTCATCTTTAACTATGGCACCCTCAACCTTACAGGCATCCATACATTTTTTACAGCGGATGCAAAGGTAATCATCAATAACGAACATTTTATCCACGGGAAGGATGGTGAATTCTTCCCTTATGAGGTGATTCTCACCGCAGGTTAGGGTTTTAGGATCCGTTGGACATACTTCGGCACAAAACCCACACCTTATACAGCCCCTGTTGTTTATAACAGGATAGGTAGCACCTTCTTCTTCAGCACTGTCCTCATCCCTGACGAGTTTTATTGCCATTGGCGCTGGACATGCTGCTGTGCATGCACCACAA is part of the Methanobacterium aggregans genome and harbors:
- a CDS encoding 4Fe-4S binding protein, which produces MSSVIWYLYEFARKSWAENFAAAKTDPEIMEVPSRFRNFPEVHKEYCIACGACTAACPAPMAIKLVRDEDSAEEEGATYPVINNRGCIRCGFCAEVCPTDPKTLTCGENHLIREEFTILPVDKMFVIDDYLCIRCKKCMDACKVEGAIVKDDNKISIDQTKCIACGDCLKTCPVKGAIKGIYIANVEEQKAVIRLIVNTLESTIESQQETIKELKLYDDPKSLFKMDMSIEKLMEEAREIIPNDELILDLIEKITDRLKLRIITWDGEKCTNCRLCVDECPSGAITYDKEKGVQRNPDKCLRCSICHQTCPFGVAGYYVARFLLDKTSPELDEKDVIHITLKASQLPIRS